In Uranotaenia lowii strain MFRU-FL chromosome 2, ASM2978415v1, whole genome shotgun sequence, one genomic interval encodes:
- the LOC129746582 gene encoding tyrosine-protein phosphatase 69D-like, whose protein sequence is MWKNQAHLCFLVVCILSLNERIFASKATGSKVESQYFLAGKNGTLSCKFTGVENPLWQKDGKNLTDGSARITFMIVDSEADVERLSVSDQDKSADESIDTTTTADALTTGPIVISTITIHNFTSSDVGNYSCLGADKTVLTRYSVRKIVLPKIIASSPQRTKIKQDRKFQLYCVIHMYPLEYFNNSIQWFKEDDTTDNIFLRNSTVRALNGTHVNATLTIPSVTKTHNGTYSCNVGPSAMVDEISGTDKKLMALLVLDKPQVTIDYVKAVGANKIYLNWTINDGNDPIKHYNAQFMKKGDSTFTYYANRIDGRNSSIVLENFEPATDYEIKLTAHNGQGNGNPSPPVKVKTLESDPSFTPFIEVTGNTHSTITIGWTAPPADLLEYIQYYDLTVSLAGQNNSKWETYYPQNRRNLPYMFDNLDTATEYSFRVRACSELAKVCGNWSEEVNGTTSDGLSSMPLNLNVTCSHFNISRRNSVRVHWDPPAKPNGKVQSYQVVLEGVSQFRSEHGSMKNETFGPKIKNVQKQFTKTDYDGIPPNTNYTVKVAALTRTKRPGDVASATCTMPATTPDNIGRLMWGKLRTEDNQWIFKLFLPRITERNGPICCYKVYLTRLGQRNGSLPEPDNLAVTSYADVHSLNNSHGGTYLAEIFSSLNYSPEVFLGDGKTNEFRSNGLCRQCLYKTRFHHSDKHSAINREDEDGNQNSTNPVRTGNEAVPVEDELKVSSHEKREIGAYSFHDHENGHQLEQIYDGLLDPNSNYTGFVEVVVRTEGDQGLQYMSTFSEYFAEMSAGAPAASELDSKDLSYILNIVIQILCGLILIVLLVLLSLCLLHKHFSKNIAQEGEAISLGDSLRRALCHGRNSNVHHRHLLGNNSAKPPVIPPINKDDLSKAYFEKHKDSDYGFQHEFELLPDKFIDRTTKNSDLKENIHKNRYPDIKSYDQTRVKLSTMNGLSGSDYINANFVIGYKERKKFICAQGPMDSTVNDFWRMIWEQHLEIIVMLTNLEEYNKTKCAKYWPENINDSTQYGELCITFTSDSYYADYIVRNLKVTKRSINSAGEDVEDTRYISQFHYLTWKDFMAPEHPQGITKFIKRINSEYSLQRGPILVHCSAGVGRTGTFVALDTLSQQLNEEGQVSIFNTICDMRYQRNFLVQSLKQYIFLYRALTELAYFGDTEIDQKSLATTVESLKQPSSDNADISKLEAQFQRLKSFQDDSRRTIAMGGSEENKAKNRSDACVPYDKNRVILAPIPGHDNCTYINASFIDGYDDENNFIITQDPMENTIFDFWRMIFEQRIKTIVMFSEIGDGPNKCPRYWADDEMQYENLLVTYIQSESGPYYTKREFTVTNCKTKDTIQVTQFQYNGWPTVEGEVPEVTRGMIEIVNQAQQHSSQQDDIFTIAVHCSLGSDKSSLFVAMCILVMQLKTEKRIDICSVVRKLRAQRSLMIETYAQYEFLHRAIVNFADLYKISLGIASDC, encoded by the exons ATGTGGAAGAACCAAGCCCACTTGTGCTTTCTAGTTGTTTGTATTTTGTCGCTGAACGAACGGATTTTCGCCAGTAAAGCCACCGGATCCAAGG TTGAGTCACAATACTTCTTGGCGGGCAAAAATGGCACGTTGTCCTGCAAGTTTACTGGAGTGGAAAATCCTCTGTGGCAGAAGGATGGAAAGAATCTCACTGACGGCAG tgcCAGGATAACATTTATGATAGTAGACAGTGAAGCGGATGTCGAACGGCTCTCTGTAAGTGACCAGGATAAGTCGGCAGATGAATCTATCGATACAACAACCACGGCTGATGCACTAACGACTGGTCCTATAGTAATTTCCACCATAACGATACACAATTTTACATCATCTGATGTGGGCAACTACTCCTGCCTTGGGGCGGACAAAACTGTGCTCACAAGGTACTCGGTTCGAAAaatagttttgccaaaaataatCGCTTCGAGCCCACAgcgaacaaaaatcaaacaggATCGAAAATTTCAACTGTACTGCGTCATACACATGTACCCACTGGAATACTTTAATAATTCTATTCAATGGTTCAAAGAAGACGATACCACcgacaatatttttttgagaaattccacCGTTCGAGCGCTGAACGGAACACACGTTAACGCCACCTTAACAATACCTAGTGTGACTAAAACGCACAATGGAACCTACTCTTGTAATGTTGGCCCATCAGCTATGGTTGACGAAATAAGCGGAACGGACAAAAAGCTTATGGCCCTTCTTGTGCTTGACAAACCTCAAGTAACTATCGATTACGTCAAAGCCGTTGGTGCGAACAAAATCTATCTCAATTGGACCATCAACGATGGCAATGATCCTATCAAACATTATAATGCACAGTTTATGAAGAAAGGTGATTCAACATTCACGTACTATGCCAATCGTATAGATGGAAGAAATTCTTCcattgttttggaaaattttgaacccgCTACCGATTATGAGATCAAATTGACTGCTCATAACGGCCAAGGAAATGGTAATCCGTCGCCTCCGGTCAAAGTGAAAACGCTAGAAAGCGATCCCAGTTTTACACCTTTTATTGAAGTTACAGGAAATACTCACTCTACCATAACCATTGGATGGACAGCCCCTCCTGCTGATTTACTGGAGTACATTCAATATTACGATCTAACTGTTTCATTAGCTGGCCAAAATAATTCCAAATGGGAAACATATTATCCACAAAATAGACGCAATCTTCCATATATGTTTGATAATTTAGACACTGCCACTGAGTACAGTTTCCGAGTCCGAGCATGCAGTGAATTGGCCAAAGTTTGCGGAAACTGGTCCGAAGAAGTAAATGGGACGACTAGCGACGGTCTTTCATCCATGCCACTTAATTTGAATGTCACTTGCTCCCACTTCAATATCTCTCGACGTAATTCCGTGAGGGTACACTGGGATCCTCCGGCAAAACCCAATGGAAAAGTTCAATCCTATCAGGTCGTATTGGAAGGTGTGTCGCAATTTCGAAGTGAACATGGTTCCATGAAGAACGAAACATTCGGGCCGAAAATTAAAAACGTCCAAAAGCAGTTTACCAAAACCGATTACGATGGCATACCACCGAACACTAACTACACGGTCAAAGTAGCAGCTCTGACGCGAACCAAACGGCCAGGTGATGTGGCCAGCGCCACTTGCACGATGCCAGCAACTACTCCCGACAACATTGGTCGCTTGATGTGGGGCAAACTTCGCACCGAAGACAATCAGTggattttcaaactatttctgCCTCGGATAACCGAACGCAATGGTCCGATCTGCTGCTACAAGGTTTACCTCACTCGACTGGGTCAGCGAAATGGATCCCTCCCGGAACCGGATAATCTGGCGGTGACAAGTTATGCGGACGTCCACTCCTTAAACAACTCCCACGGGGGAACGTATCTGGCAGAAATATTTTCTAGTCTCAACTATAGCCCGGAGGTTTTCCTCGGTGACGGTAAAACCAACGAATTCCGCAGTAACGGATTGTGCCGTCAATGTTtgtacaaaaccagatttcatcaTAGCGATAAGCATAGTG CCATCAACAGGGAGGATGAGGATGGAAATCAAAATTCCACGAACCCAGTTCGCACCGGCAATGAAGCGGTCCCAGTGGAGGATGAACTGAAGGTTTCTAGTCATGAAAAACGCGAGATCGGTGCGTACAGCTTCCACGATCACGAAAACGGCCATCAGTTGGAGCAGATTTACGATGGATTACTTGACCCGAACAGCAACTACACCGGTTTTGTTGAAGTTGTTG TGAGGACAGAAGGGGATCAGGGCTTACAGTACATGTCTACATTTAGTGAGTACTTTGCGGAAATGAGTGCTGGGGCTCCGGCTGCCAGTGAACTAGATAGTAAGGACCTATCGTACATCCTGAACATAGTGATTCAAATTCTTTGTGGATTGATACTGATAGTTTTACTGGTACTTCTGTCGCTCTGCCTTTTACACAAGCACTTTAGCAAAAACATTGCGCAAGAAGGAGAGGCAATTAGTTTAGGGGATTCACTTAG GCGAGCCCTTTGTCATGGACGGAATTCAAATGTACATCATCGCCACCTATTGGGCAATAACAGTGCCAAACCTCCTGTCATTCCACCAATCAACAAGGATGATCTTTCCAAagcatattttgaaaagcaCAAAGATTCGGACTATGGCTTTCAGCACGAGTTTGAACTTCTGCCAGACAAATTTATTGATCGTACAACGAAGAATTCTGATCTGAAGGAGAACATACATAAGAATCGCTATCCGGATATCAAGTCTTATGACCAAACGCGGGTCAAATTGTCGACGATGAACGGTCTCTCTGGCTCTGATTATATCAATGCCAATTTCGTAATCGGTTACAAGGAACGTAAAAAGTTTATCTGCGCCCAAGGACCCATGGACAGTACGGTGAACGATTTTTGGCGAATGATATGGGAGCAACATTTGGAAATTATTGTCATGTTGACCAACTTGGAGGAGTACAATAAAACGAAATGTGCCAAATATTGGCCGGAGAATATTAACGACTCGACACAGTATGGAGAGCTGTGCATTACTTTTACTTCCGATAGCTACTATGCCGATTATATTGTGAGAAATTTGAAG GTTACAAAACGATCTATCAACTCAGCTGGCGAAGATGTAGAAGACACTCGATACATTTCTCAGTTCCACTATCTGACCTGGAAGGATTTCATGGCACCGGAACACCCACAAGGAATCACCAAATTCATCAAACGCATCAATTCAGAATACTCATTGCAGCGTGGCCCGATACTGGTTCATTGCAGTGCTGGTGTTGGTCGAACAGGTACTTTCGTGGCCCTCGATACACTGTCACAGCAATTGAACGAGGAGGGTCAGGTTTCCATCTTCAACACAATTTGTGATATGCGATATCAAAGAAATTTTCTCGTTCAGTCACTG AAACAATACATATTTTTATATCGAGCCCTTACTGAGTTAGCATACTTTGGGGATACTGAAATTGACCAAAAATCATTAGCTACAACCGTGGAAAGTCTGAAACAGCCATCATCGGATAACGCCGATATAAGTAAATTAGAAGCACAATTCCAg CGACTGAAGTCCTTCCAAGACGATTCGCGACGTACAATTGCCATGGGTGGAAGCGAGGAGAACAAGGCCAAGAATCGATCGGATGCGTGTGTTCCCTACGACAAAAATCGAGTCATCCTGGCTCCGATACCGGGTCACGACAACTGCACTTACATAAATGCATCATTCATTGATGGTTATGACGATGAAAACAACTTTATTATTACCCAGGATCCGATGGAGAACACTATTTTCGACTTCTGGAGGATGATCTTCGAGCAGCGCATAAAAACTATCGTGATGTTTTCAGAG ATTGGCGATGGTCCTAATAAGTGTCCCCGGTACTGGGCTGATGACGAGATGCAATACGAGAACTTGCTCGTGACGTACATCCAGAGTGAAAGTGGGCCGTATTATACGAAGCGGGAGTTTACGGTGACCAATTGCAAGACAAAAGATACCATCCAGGTGACTCAGTTCCAGTACAACGGGTGGCCAACGGTGGAAGGCGAAGTGCCGGAGGTGACCCGCGGTATGATCGAAATAGTCAACCAAGCGCAGCAGCACAGCTCTCAACAGGACGATATCTTCACCATTGCCGTTCACTGCAG CTTGGGATCGGACAAGAGCTCCTTATTTGTGGCCATGTGCATTCTAGTAATGCAGTTGAAAACCGAGAAACGGATCGATATCTGTTCGGTAGTCAGAAAGCTTCGAGCACAACGTAGTTTAATGATAGAAACTTAT GCACAATACGAATTTTTGCATAGAGCTATTGTAAATTTCGCTGATCTATACAAAATCTCGCTAGGCATAGCTTCCGATTGTTGA